In one window of Mesorhizobium sp. B2-1-1 DNA:
- a CDS encoding SixA phosphatase family protein: MSRLYLLRHAKAGWALPGMRDFDRPLDASGRADAEAMGIAMRSRSYVPDLTLCSTARRAKETLEGVAGRADTGRVLFVDALYSEDAAAYLSLIRDNGGVGSMLLVGHNPMTEDLAMAVSGDGEESARAMLNHGFPTSGLAVVRFSGDLAGAAQGAGYLEAFLTPADL; this comes from the coding sequence GTGAGCAGGCTTTATCTGTTGAGGCACGCCAAAGCCGGATGGGCGCTGCCCGGCATGCGTGATTTCGATCGCCCTCTCGATGCGTCCGGCCGCGCTGATGCGGAGGCGATGGGCATCGCCATGCGGTCGCGCTCCTATGTGCCCGATCTGACGCTTTGCTCCACAGCCCGGCGCGCGAAGGAGACGCTGGAAGGCGTGGCCGGTCGGGCCGACACCGGCCGGGTTCTGTTCGTCGACGCGCTCTACAGCGAGGACGCGGCCGCGTACCTCAGCCTCATCCGGGACAATGGTGGGGTGGGTTCGATGCTGCTCGTCGGCCACAATCCGATGACGGAGGATCTCGCCATGGCGGTGTCCGGCGATGGCGAGGAAAGCGCCCGCGCCATGCTCAATCATGGTTTCCCGACCTCGGGCCTGGCGGTCGTGCGCTTCAGCGGCGATCTTGCCGGGGCCGCCCAGGGTGCCGGCTATCTCGAGGCATTCCTGACGCCGGCTGACCTCTGA
- the dksA gene encoding RNA polymerase-binding protein DksA: MNDAVTADYVPSEDEPFMNERQKSYFRSKLVTWKNDILREARETLEILQQENANHPDLADRASSETDRAIELRARDRQRKLIAKIDSALQRIEEGTYGYCEETGEPIALKRLDARPIATLSIEAQERHERREKVYRDD; encoded by the coding sequence ATGAACGATGCCGTTACCGCCGATTACGTACCCTCCGAAGACGAGCCGTTCATGAACGAGCGGCAGAAATCCTACTTCCGCTCAAAGCTCGTCACCTGGAAGAATGACATATTGCGCGAAGCGCGCGAAACCCTCGAAATCCTACAGCAGGAAAACGCCAATCATCCCGATCTAGCCGACCGCGCCTCTTCGGAAACCGACCGCGCCATCGAACTCAGGGCGCGCGACCGCCAGCGGAAACTCATCGCAAAGATCGATTCGGCCTTGCAGCGCATCGAGGAAGGCACTTACGGCTATTGCGAGGAGACCGGCGAACCGATCGCGCTGAAGCGGCTGGATGCCCGCCCGATCGCAACCTTGTCGATCGAAGCGCAGGAGCGGCACGAGCGCCGCGAGAAGGTCTATCGCGACGATTAG
- a CDS encoding flagellar biosynthetic protein FliO codes for MLQWLDSVAGPGYVAALLWTFAALVLLVIVLIIVKLVRNLTFGTFVAGGRNRKTRLAVMDATAVDSHRRLVLVRRDDIEHLLLIGGPTDVVVERDIRLSAPRRPALTGDGGSQQPVAVAKPRPPQPTPAPARQAPAPQPVSAAPPARQRAPEPVPKPAAQGYQPTNVTPLPSYGSANVNAVRHAPPPASPPPGQESIDETLMKELEVSLDQPRSSSPATKPVAKTPPSLDDEMTRLLGELSSQKR; via the coding sequence ATGCTGCAATGGCTGGATAGCGTAGCGGGCCCCGGCTATGTAGCGGCACTGCTGTGGACCTTCGCGGCGCTGGTCCTGCTGGTTATCGTCCTCATCATCGTCAAACTCGTTCGCAACCTGACCTTCGGCACCTTTGTCGCGGGCGGCCGGAACCGCAAGACGCGGCTTGCGGTCATGGACGCCACCGCCGTCGACAGCCATCGCCGCCTGGTGCTGGTGCGCCGCGACGACATCGAGCATCTGCTTTTGATCGGCGGCCCGACCGATGTCGTCGTCGAGCGTGACATCCGCCTTTCTGCGCCACGCCGTCCCGCGCTGACCGGAGATGGCGGTTCGCAGCAGCCTGTCGCGGTGGCAAAGCCGCGTCCGCCTCAGCCCACCCCGGCGCCGGCGAGACAGGCACCTGCTCCGCAGCCGGTGAGTGCAGCGCCACCCGCCCGCCAGCGCGCTCCGGAGCCGGTGCCGAAGCCGGCGGCGCAGGGTTATCAGCCGACCAATGTCACGCCGCTGCCTTCCTACGGCTCCGCAAACGTCAATGCCGTCCGGCATGCCCCGCCGCCGGCTTCACCACCGCCGGGGCAGGAAAGCATCGATGAAACGCTGATGAAGGAACTCGAGGTTTCGCTCGACCAGCCCCGCTCGAGCAGTCCGGCGACCAAGCCGGTGGCAAAAACACCGCCGTCGCTCGACGATGAGATGACCAGGCTTCTGGGCGAACTCTCCAGCCAGAAAAGATGA
- the cckA gene encoding cell cycle histidine kinase CckA codes for MAKETRGDFYPVPIVDQNTRPGAVTRLVIFIAVLTGAAIVFGLFRERLGDPFLLGMLGVLAMIGVGFLFATAIGFVQITPRSTGDELSKAFVDSMSQGLLVTDTKGRVVYANRAYADMTGASSAADLKTVEGLLSDVPEASVTIYRLASGLRDGQPGDGEFRLAQSIKPGAEPGARWYRARARAFSVPGQRPPMLAWQLADISQERAEQERFFLDLQKAIDHLDHAPAGFFSADQEGRVTYINATLAEWLGIDLASFTPGAVSLPEIVAGDGMALVRSVKADPGTTRNAVIDLDLTTMTGEALPVRFMHRVSASREGLNGPTRTIVLNRTQGEDASADLRASEVRFTRFFNSTPMAIAGVDASGRILRTNAPFLSLFSSVVDRDAVDRRMRLDTVIHERDRPAFAAAFEKARQRQADIEPIDTLLPGNEERHIRFYVNAVADGTGGEGAEESAIVYAVETTEQKALEGQMAQSQKMQAVGQLAGGIAHDFNNVLTAIIMASDLLLTNHRPSDPSFPDIMNIKQNANRAASLVRQLLAFSRKQTLRPEVLNLTDVLADLRMLLARLVGNDIKLKIDHGRDLWPVKVDIGQFEQVVVNLAVNARDAMPAGGDLTVRTRNVTAEECKTFPYRELTPADYVVAEVEDTGSGIAPDVLKKIFEPFFTTKEVGKGTGLGLSMVYGIIKQTGGFIFCDSEVGKGSVFRIFLPRHIAEAKKAGEPGEAPAAVPAKSAETGKDLSGSATVLLVEDEDAVRMGGMRALTSRGYTVHEASSGVEALEVFEALGGKVDIVVSDVVMPEMDGPTLLGELRKRQPDIKFVFVSGYAEDAFARNLPADAHFGFLPKPFSLKQLATIVKDMLES; via the coding sequence ATGGCCAAGGAAACGCGCGGCGATTTCTATCCGGTACCGATCGTCGATCAGAACACGCGGCCGGGCGCCGTTACCCGGCTCGTCATCTTCATTGCCGTCCTGACGGGGGCCGCGATCGTTTTCGGCCTGTTTCGCGAGCGGCTCGGCGACCCTTTCCTGCTGGGCATGCTCGGCGTGCTGGCGATGATCGGCGTCGGCTTCCTGTTCGCCACGGCGATCGGCTTCGTGCAGATCACTCCACGCTCGACGGGCGACGAACTGTCGAAGGCATTCGTCGATTCGATGTCGCAGGGTCTTCTGGTCACGGACACCAAGGGCCGCGTGGTCTATGCCAACCGCGCCTATGCCGACATGACCGGAGCCTCTTCCGCGGCCGACCTGAAGACGGTCGAAGGGCTGCTTTCGGATGTTCCGGAAGCTTCGGTCACCATCTACCGACTGGCCTCCGGCCTGCGTGACGGCCAGCCGGGCGACGGCGAGTTCCGGCTCGCGCAGTCGATCAAGCCTGGCGCTGAGCCAGGCGCGCGCTGGTATCGCGCCCGCGCCCGCGCTTTCAGCGTGCCGGGCCAGCGGCCGCCGATGCTCGCCTGGCAACTTGCCGACATTTCGCAGGAACGCGCCGAGCAGGAGCGTTTCTTCCTGGACCTGCAGAAGGCGATCGATCATCTCGACCACGCGCCCGCCGGCTTCTTTTCCGCCGACCAGGAAGGCCGCGTCACCTATATCAACGCCACGCTCGCCGAATGGCTGGGCATCGACCTTGCCAGCTTCACGCCCGGCGCCGTCTCCCTGCCGGAGATCGTCGCCGGCGACGGCATGGCGCTGGTGCGCTCGGTCAAGGCCGACCCCGGTACGACGCGCAACGCGGTCATCGATCTCGACCTCACGACAATGACGGGCGAGGCGCTGCCGGTGCGCTTCATGCATCGCGTTTCAGCCAGCCGCGAAGGCCTCAACGGTCCGACGCGCACGATCGTGCTCAACCGCACGCAAGGCGAGGACGCCTCGGCGGACCTGCGCGCTTCGGAAGTGCGGTTCACCCGCTTCTTCAACTCGACGCCGATGGCGATCGCCGGCGTCGACGCCAGCGGGCGCATCCTGCGCACCAATGCGCCATTCCTTTCGCTGTTTTCATCGGTCGTCGACCGGGACGCCGTCGACCGCCGCATGCGGCTCGACACGGTCATCCACGAACGTGACCGCCCGGCCTTTGCCGCGGCCTTCGAAAAGGCACGGCAGCGGCAGGCCGATATCGAGCCGATCGACACGCTCCTGCCCGGCAATGAGGAGCGCCACATCCGTTTTTACGTCAATGCGGTCGCCGACGGCACAGGCGGCGAGGGGGCCGAGGAGTCGGCCATCGTCTACGCCGTCGAGACGACGGAGCAGAAGGCGCTCGAAGGGCAGATGGCGCAAAGCCAGAAGATGCAGGCCGTCGGCCAGCTTGCCGGCGGCATCGCACACGACTTCAACAATGTGCTGACCGCCATCATCATGGCGTCGGACCTGCTTCTGACCAATCATCGGCCGTCGGACCCATCCTTCCCCGACATCATGAACATCAAGCAGAATGCCAACCGGGCAGCCTCGCTGGTGCGGCAGTTGCTGGCCTTTTCGCGCAAGCAGACGCTGCGGCCGGAAGTGCTGAACCTTACCGACGTGCTCGCCGATCTCAGGATGTTGCTCGCCCGTCTGGTCGGCAACGACATCAAGCTGAAGATCGACCACGGTCGCGATCTCTGGCCGGTCAAGGTCGATATCGGCCAGTTCGAGCAGGTGGTGGTCAACCTGGCGGTCAACGCGCGCGATGCAATGCCGGCGGGCGGCGACCTCACGGTGCGCACCCGCAATGTGACCGCCGAGGAGTGCAAGACCTTTCCCTACCGGGAACTCACTCCGGCGGACTATGTGGTGGCCGAGGTCGAGGACACCGGCAGCGGCATCGCGCCCGACGTGCTGAAGAAGATATTCGAACCGTTCTTCACCACCAAGGAGGTCGGCAAGGGCACCGGCCTTGGCCTGTCCATGGTCTACGGCATCATCAAACAGACCGGCGGCTTTATCTTCTGCGATTCCGAGGTCGGCAAGGGTTCGGTCTTCCGCATCTTCCTGCCGCGCCACATCGCCGAGGCAAAGAAGGCAGGCGAACCCGGGGAAGCACCGGCAGCGGTGCCTGCCAAGTCGGCAGAGACAGGCAAGGATTTGTCCGGGTCGGCCACGGTGCTGCTGGTCGAGGACGAGGATGCGGTGCGCATGGGCGGCATGCGGGCTCTGACCTCGCGCGGCTATACCGTGCACGAGGCGTCCTCCGGGGTCGAGGCGCTGGAAGTGTTCGAAGCGCTCGGCGGCAAGGTCGACATTGTGGTTTCGGATGTGGTGATGCCGGAGATGGACGGGCCGACGCTGCTCGGCGAGTTGCGCAAGCGCCAGCCGGACATCAAGTTCGTCTTCGTGTCCGGCTATGCCGAGGATGCATTCGCCAGGAACCTGCCGGCGGACGCGCATTTCGGATTCCTGCCGAAACCGTTTTCGCTCAAGCAGTTGGCAACGATCGTCAAGGACATGCTGGAGTCTTAG
- a CDS encoding TetR/AcrR family transcriptional regulator yields MTPNKTKVAPTATRGEPLRQRVIDAAERLLRQGKADFSMRDLATEAGVSFATPFNQFGSKAAIMHALSGRRIDTMVQRFAGMSPPADAAGRVLLAIDTAVEVMLEEPGINRAVMGWIGTAGPSPGKVLAHSTTLWSLALGAGEGLIAASRQEALRSLPEQLAFAFRGVLSFWTAGELPDEALASKAREIAKTLLLGFAERPLFGDSAS; encoded by the coding sequence ATGACGCCAAACAAGACCAAGGTTGCTCCGACCGCTACGCGGGGTGAGCCGCTTCGCCAGCGTGTGATCGATGCGGCGGAGCGGTTGCTCCGACAGGGTAAGGCCGATTTCTCGATGCGCGACCTCGCCACCGAAGCTGGGGTCAGTTTCGCGACGCCGTTCAATCAGTTCGGGAGCAAGGCCGCGATCATGCATGCCCTTTCGGGGCGGCGGATCGATACGATGGTCCAGCGCTTTGCCGGGATGTCACCGCCTGCCGATGCCGCCGGCCGCGTGCTGTTGGCCATCGATACGGCGGTCGAGGTGATGCTGGAGGAGCCGGGGATTAACCGGGCCGTGATGGGATGGATCGGCACGGCCGGCCCGTCCCCCGGAAAGGTCCTGGCGCACTCCACAACCTTGTGGTCGCTGGCCCTTGGAGCGGGCGAAGGCTTGATCGCGGCCAGCAGGCAGGAGGCGCTGCGCAGTCTGCCGGAACAGCTCGCATTTGCCTTTCGTGGGGTCCTGTCATTCTGGACCGCCGGCGAACTGCCGGATGAGGCGCTTGCCTCGAAGGCGCGAGAAATCGCAAAAACCTTGCTGCTCGGATTTGCTGAACGGCCGCTATTCGGCGATTCCGCCTCCTAA
- a CDS encoding oxidoreductase encodes MTSTPKTFLITGVSSGLGRAFARGALEAGHRVIGTVRREADAEIFAALAPDRAHPLLLDVTDFETVPAAVTAAERQVGPIDVLVNNAGYGHEGVLEESSMDDLQRQFAANVFGPVAMIKAVLPGMRERRRGHIINVTSMGGFITMPGITFYCGSKFALEGISEALGKEVAGFGIRVTALAPGQFRTDWAGRSMDRTPRSIADYDAVMDPIRAARQAKSGNQPGDPAKAAQALLVLVDAANPPVRLFLGDDALGLVDQKLDAMRGEISAWEELSRSTSFAS; translated from the coding sequence ATGACTTCCACCCCTAAGACATTCCTCATCACCGGTGTCAGCTCCGGGCTGGGGCGCGCATTTGCAAGAGGCGCGCTTGAAGCGGGCCATCGGGTGATCGGCACCGTGCGGCGGGAAGCCGACGCCGAGATCTTCGCCGCGCTCGCGCCCGATCGCGCCCACCCGCTCTTGCTGGACGTGACCGATTTCGAGACGGTCCCGGCGGCTGTCACCGCGGCCGAACGGCAGGTGGGTCCAATCGACGTGCTGGTGAACAACGCCGGTTACGGCCATGAGGGCGTGCTGGAGGAGTCCTCCATGGACGATCTCCAGCGCCAGTTCGCCGCCAACGTCTTCGGGCCCGTCGCGATGATCAAGGCGGTGCTGCCGGGCATGCGCGAGCGGCGTCGCGGCCATATCATCAACGTCACGTCCATGGGCGGCTTCATCACCATGCCCGGGATCACCTTCTATTGCGGAAGCAAATTCGCGCTCGAAGGCATTTCCGAAGCGCTCGGCAAGGAAGTAGCAGGCTTTGGAATTCGGGTGACGGCGCTCGCTCCCGGCCAATTCCGCACGGATTGGGCCGGACGCTCGATGGATCGCACGCCGCGCAGCATTGCCGACTATGACGCGGTCATGGACCCGATCCGCGCCGCGCGACAGGCCAAGAGCGGCAACCAACCGGGCGATCCGGCCAAGGCCGCGCAGGCGTTGCTCGTGCTGGTCGATGCCGCGAACCCGCCGGTACGGCTGTTCCTGGGCGACGACGCGCTGGGGCTGGTCGACCAGAAGCTCGACGCGATGCGGGGCGAAATCAGCGCGTGGGAGGAACTTTCGCGCTCAACCAGCTTCGCATCATGA
- a CDS encoding DeoD-type purine-nucleoside phosphorylase produces MTPHIEASEGDYADIVLLPGDPQRAEWMAMTFLEAPRCINRRRGALGFTGLFRGQPVSIQATGIGVSSFLIYAHELLDGYGVRTLIRTGTCGGLTAEVKLRSLVISQSVRPESARSGQVFGLYDAAAGPDPALFARALAKAAELGIDHRAGLTACSDVFHHPQGRARFADAQAAGALAVDMETSALYRISRHFGARALSICTVVDDIDSGEQTQYAERQDLFTDMTRLALEIAAADRPGA; encoded by the coding sequence TTGACGCCACACATCGAAGCCAGCGAGGGTGACTACGCCGACATTGTGCTGTTGCCGGGCGACCCCCAGCGCGCCGAATGGATGGCCATGACATTCCTGGAGGCCCCACGCTGCATCAACCGCCGGCGCGGCGCCCTTGGCTTCACTGGCCTGTTTCGTGGTCAGCCGGTCAGCATCCAGGCGACCGGCATCGGCGTATCCTCCTTTCTGATCTATGCGCATGAGCTGCTGGACGGCTACGGTGTGCGGACTTTGATCCGTACCGGCACCTGCGGCGGGCTGACCGCTGAGGTAAAACTACGCAGCCTCGTCATCTCGCAATCGGTGCGGCCCGAAAGCGCCCGAAGCGGTCAGGTTTTCGGCCTCTATGACGCTGCAGCCGGGCCGGACCCGGCGCTGTTTGCTCGCGCATTGGCGAAGGCGGCCGAACTCGGCATCGACCATCGTGCCGGGCTGACGGCATGCAGCGACGTCTTCCACCATCCGCAGGGACGCGCCCGTTTTGCCGATGCGCAGGCAGCCGGCGCGCTGGCCGTGGACATGGAGACCAGTGCGCTCTATCGCATTTCCAGGCATTTCGGGGCCCGTGCGCTATCGATCTGCACGGTGGTCGACGATATCGACAGCGGCGAACAGACCCAATATGCGGAACGCCAGGATCTTTTTACCGACATGACGCGGCTGGCGCTGGAAATCGCCGCCGCCGATCGGCCCGGTGCGTGA